The Salinicoccus roseus DNA segment ATTCAAGCAGTTCATCGACATTGCAGTGCTTATCTCCAGGATAGCCGCCTGTACCGATTTCTACTGCATCCAGCCCGGATGCTTTGATATAATCCAGCATTTCTTCCAGCTCCATGTTCTGGAACAGCGGATTGAATACTCCCAGTTTCATCTGTCTACCTCCTAAAGTCTGATGCTCCTCTGTTCTTTCGAGCTTAAGTATATTGCTTCGATGATCTTCGATACTTCTTTCGCTTCTGTTGATTTCACCGTTAGCGGGGTGTTGTATTTGATCGCTGATATGAAGTTTTCAGCCTGAAGTCTGCTGTAGGGCTCATCCACTTTTATATAGTCGATGCGCATCGTCGTCATCAGGTCTTCATCGGCCTGGTTCACTTTCATATCGAACACATCAAGGCCTGCTTTGGCACCTGAGATGCTGATGTGGTTTTCATCTTCCGGGATATTTGCGGCCCAGCTCGTTTCAAACAGCATCGATGCACCATTATTGAACCGTATGAATGCACTGACATGGTCTTCCACTTCAAAGGAATCCCGGTTGAAATGTCCCCATTCGTTGACTGTATTTGTACGGCTCAGCTGATTGTAGGTCGAGCTTGATACTTCCACAGGCTTTACGTCACCCATGAGGTACATGGCCAGGTCGAGGAGATGGCAGCCATAGTCGATCAGTGCACCGCCCCCCTGAAGTTCCTGGTTGGTGAATACCCCCCACCCAGGAACTTTCCTGCGCCTGAGCCCTTTCACACGGACCACGAGGGGATCACCGATTGTGCCGCGTTCGATGATCTTCTTCGCTGCGATCGCCTCTTTCATGAAGCGGTAATGATAGGCAATGTGAAGCTTCACGCCATTGCGTTCCTCCGCTTCAATCATTGCATTGCACTCTTCTGTACTCATGGCCATCGGCTTTTCACAGAGCACATGCTTGCCGTTGTTCATCGCATCGATGCTGATTGATGCGTGGAATTTATTAGGTGTGGAAACCACCACCGCATCGACATGGGGGTACATGTCCTCAATTGTAGAACATACTTCCGGAATGTTGAGCTCGTTCGCCACCTTCATTGCACGCTCCACATTGACATCCTGTATGGCTGTAATCTCCACATCATCGAAGGTCCTGAACGTGGGAATGTGCCGTCCTGTCGCTATTCCCCCAACACCAATGAAACCCAGTCTTATTTTAGCCATCTGCAACACCTATTCTCCAGTAATGATCTTCTTCGTGCGATCGGATTCTAAAGCATTCAGTATGATTTCCACGGATTTTTTCGCATCTTCTGCCGTCACCGGTACCCGCTCTTCATTCACAAGGGCATTGATGAATGCATCCATGACCAGCGACTTCTTCTTCTGGCCCGCTTCATCATTCGTCTGTATACCGCCGTAGTTCTCCTTGACGACTTCACCGTCTCTGCCTGTGAAAATGAAGGAATGCTCAGAATCTGCAAGCAGGCTGAGCACACCCTTTTCACCATAGATGACGGTGGAGTTGTCCTCTTCCCCATAGAATGACCAACTCGCCTGCAATGTGCCGACGATATTCGATTCGGTGCGCAGAATGCATACCGCATTGTCATCCACATCGGAAAATTCCTTCGCTTCCTTGGAAATGAAGCTGCCTACATCCAGAACCTCTTCCCCGAGGAGATAACGCATGAGATCAGCCTTATGCACACCAAGGTCTCCCATTGCGCCCATTACCGCTTCCTCCTTCTTGAAGAACCAGCTGTCCTTGCCGTCGACACTCCAGTCCTCCGGGCCGGGATGCCCGAACGCTGTACGGAAGGAATAGATCTTGCCGAGTCTGCCTTCATTGATGTAATCGCGTGCCACCTGGTGCTCTTTGATGAGACGCTGGTTATGGCCGACCATCAGCTGCTTGCCGGATTTCCTTTCCGCTTCAATCATGCGGTCCATCTCATCCATCGCAACACCCATCGGCTTCTCGCACAATACATGCTTGCCTGCTTCCAGTGCCGCAATTGAAATCTCTGCGTGCATGTAGTTCGGCGTACAGACGCTGACGGCATCGACATTGCTGTCCATAAGCAGATCTTTATAACTTTTGTAGGATGCGCCGCCATATATCTTCTGTTGTGCTTCAGCCCGTTCGATCACCGGATCGCAGAATGCAACCAGCTTCACGTTTTCATTTTCTTTATATTCGGCAATATGCCGCTTCACTCCGATGCTGCCGCATCCTATAATACCAACGTTGATCATGATTATTTCTCCTTTATCTCTTCCAGTGGTTCGTGATTTCCGTAGTAGTGTTTCTTGCCATGGACACTCCCTGCCCAGTTCACACCATTATTGATGACCTTCTGGACGTTCTCATCATAGTATGTCGGATGTGTCTCATGACCCGGACGGAAGTAGAATATCTTGCCGTTGCCCCGTTTGAATGTACATGCACTCCTGAACACTTCGCCGCCTTCAAACCAGCTGAGCATGATCAGCTCATCCGGCACGGGAATGTCGAAATGCTCGCCGTACATCTCCTCTTCAGGCAACTCGAAGTATTCACCGAGACCATCAACAATCGGATGCGTCGGATCGACCACCCAGAGGCGTTCCTTTTCATTCGCTTCACGCCACTTGAGGTCGCAGGATGTGCCCATCAGCAGTTTGAACGGCTTGGAGAAGTGCGCTGAATGCAGGATCACCAGGCCCATGCCGTCCCAGACACGCTGACGCACCTTTTCTGCAATTTCGTCAGCGACCTCATCGTGGGCTTTGTGCCCCCACCATATCAGGACATCTGTATTATCCAGCACTTCGTCAGTCAAGCCATGCTCCGCTTCATCCAGAGTTGCCGTCGTCACTTCATGCCCTTCAAGGAAACTCGCAATCTGACCGTGGATGCCTTCAGGATATATTTCACCCACCACTTCTGATTCCTTCTCATGCCTGTATTCGTTCCAGACTGTCACTTTCATCCGCCTTCCTCCTTCTGTGTTGATCTGCGTTCTATAATGCGCGTAGGTACCGTAATGATTCTTTTTAATTTATCTCCATCTCTTATCAGGGTGATGATTTCATTTCCAGCTTCCTTGCCAAGTTCCTCCGGGAAGATGTCGACAACGGTCTGGGGCGGGGCCGCAAACTTCGTCAGCAGAGAATCACTGAAAGTCGCGGTGGCCACATCCGCCGGAATGCGAATCTTCATCTGATAAAGATGGGAAATGATGCGGGCATTCAGAACACCGTCCAGTGTCAAAAGCGCCTCCGGTCCGCCATCTTCAAATAAAGATTTCAGCATGTCGCTGATGGAACGGGGGTCATCTCCACATTTGACCACCCTGCCCATGGCTGATAGGCCAGCCTCATGCATCGCCATTTCAAAGCCACGAATCCTATCTCTAGCGACCGCAAATACATCGTTATCTACAATCATCGTAATTTTACTATAACCTTTCCCAATCAATAATTCAGTTATGGACACCGCCCCCTGTACATTGTCATTGTCCACATAGATGGCTTCACGATCGTTGCGTATATCCTTCCCTATGACTACATAAGGGAAGCCGGCTGCCGAGAGGAATGCTGCTATCGGGTCGCCCTCTTTTGAATAGAGGAGTATGAACCCGTCGACCTGCCTTGAACTGATCAGTTCCTTCACTTCCGCAAGAAGACTGGCATCATCAGTCGCGGAAGTTGTAAGTGTCGAAAAACCCTCTTTCCTGCAGGCTTCGGAAACACCGAGGTTCACTTCAGAGTAGAAAGGGTTCAGGTTCACTTCATGCATGCCGCTCTTGATGACCAGGCCGATGGTATTCGACTGGTTCGTCACCAGATTCCGTGCCGCGATATTTGGTGCATATCCACTCTCTTCCATTATTTTTTGGACTTTCTTTTTTGTGGCGGCACTGATTCCATCATGATCTTTGATCACCCTGGATACAGTAGAGGGAGAAACTCCAGCTATCCTTGCCACATCTTTTATCGTCACCATCTCATAATAAGCCTCCTACCTACTTCACAGCACCGTCCGATACACCTTTGATGATATGTTTCTGAGCAATGAAGTAGCCGATTATGACCGGTATGATGGAAATCGTCAAGCCGGCCAGTGCCAGGGTCCACTGTTTCGTATACTGTCCGAAGAAGAGGAACAGTTTAAGTGGAATCGTTTCGTCCCCCTGGCCAAGCACCAAGCTTGGAAGGAGGAAGTCGTTCCAGATCCAGATGACATTCAAGATCGCCACCGTCACACCAATCGGCCTCAGAAGCGGGAATATGACATGCCAGAAGGTCTGCCATTTTGTAGCCCCATCAATCTTTGCCGCCTCATCAAGGGAGAGCGGGATATTCTTCAGCGCTCCATGATACAGGAACAGAGAAAGGCCGGAACCGAAACCGATATACATGAAGATCAGGCCCCATTTGTTCAAGCTCTGAAGCTCACTGAATATCTTGACCAGCGGAATCATCACCGACTGGAAAGGAATG contains these protein-coding regions:
- a CDS encoding Gfo/Idh/MocA family protein, producing MAKIRLGFIGVGGIATGRHIPTFRTFDDVEITAIQDVNVERAMKVANELNIPEVCSTIEDMYPHVDAVVVSTPNKFHASISIDAMNNGKHVLCEKPMAMSTEECNAMIEAEERNGVKLHIAYHYRFMKEAIAAKKIIERGTIGDPLVVRVKGLRRRKVPGWGVFTNQELQGGGALIDYGCHLLDLAMYLMGDVKPVEVSSSTYNQLSRTNTVNEWGHFNRDSFEVEDHVSAFIRFNNGASMLFETSWAANIPEDENHISISGAKAGLDVFDMKVNQADEDLMTTMRIDYIKVDEPYSRLQAENFISAIKYNTPLTVKSTEAKEVSKIIEAIYLSSKEQRSIRL
- a CDS encoding Gfo/Idh/MocA family protein codes for the protein MIMINVGIIGCGSIGVKRHIAEYKENENVKLVAFCDPVIERAEAQQKIYGGASYKSYKDLLMDSNVDAVSVCTPNYMHAEISIAALEAGKHVLCEKPMGVAMDEMDRMIEAERKSGKQLMVGHNQRLIKEHQVARDYINEGRLGKIYSFRTAFGHPGPEDWSVDGKDSWFFKKEEAVMGAMGDLGVHKADLMRYLLGEEVLDVGSFISKEAKEFSDVDDNAVCILRTESNIVGTLQASWSFYGEEDNSTVIYGEKGVLSLLADSEHSFIFTGRDGEVVKENYGGIQTNDEAGQKKKSLVMDAFINALVNEERVPVTAEDAKKSVEIILNALESDRTKKIITGE
- a CDS encoding ThuA domain-containing protein, which translates into the protein MKVTVWNEYRHEKESEVVGEIYPEGIHGQIASFLEGHEVTTATLDEAEHGLTDEVLDNTDVLIWWGHKAHDEVADEIAEKVRQRVWDGMGLVILHSAHFSKPFKLLMGTSCDLKWREANEKERLWVVDPTHPIVDGLGEYFELPEEEMYGEHFDIPVPDELIMLSWFEGGEVFRSACTFKRGNGKIFYFRPGHETHPTYYDENVQKVINNGVNWAGSVHGKKHYYGNHEPLEEIKEK
- a CDS encoding LacI family DNA-binding transcriptional regulator — its product is MVTIKDVARIAGVSPSTVSRVIKDHDGISAATKKKVQKIMEESGYAPNIAARNLVTNQSNTIGLVIKSGMHEVNLNPFYSEVNLGVSEACRKEGFSTLTTSATDDASLLAEVKELISSRQVDGFILLYSKEGDPIAAFLSAAGFPYVVIGKDIRNDREAIYVDNDNVQGAVSITELLIGKGYSKITMIVDNDVFAVARDRIRGFEMAMHEAGLSAMGRVVKCGDDPRSISDMLKSLFEDGGPEALLTLDGVLNARIISHLYQMKIRIPADVATATFSDSLLTKFAAPPQTVVDIFPEELGKEAGNEIITLIRDGDKLKRIITVPTRIIERRSTQKEEGG
- a CDS encoding carbohydrate ABC transporter permease; translated protein: MKKKKTTGRIVLEIVGILLALLWLSPFYIMLVNAFKTKREMFENTLAPPQEPIFGNFVQAFQELDFLRTFFNSFLITSLSIVCIVFFSAMAAYALSRNKSKVSGLIFFLFVASMLIPFQSVMIPLVKIFSELQSLNKWGLIFMYIGFGSGLSLFLYHGALKNIPLSLDEAAKIDGATKWQTFWHVIFPLLRPIGVTVAILNVIWIWNDFLLPSLVLGQGDETIPLKLFLFFGQYTKQWTLALAGLTISIIPVIIGYFIAQKHIIKGVSDGAVK